The sequence CCAACAGCGCGCGTTGGGCCTCGGTCGACGAGGTGCTGGCCGGCACCGACGAGGACTCCACGGGTCTCGCCTTCGACCACGCCAGGATCCTCGCCGACGGTGTGGAGCGGGCCCGCTCGAAGATCGAGTACTCCTCGCTGGCCACGGCCTTCTGCCCGCCGGAGTTCACCGTCGGCGAGCTGCGCCGGGTGTACGAGGCGGTCTGGGGAGTGTCCCTCGACCCGCGCAACTTCCACCGCAAGGTCACCGGCACTCCCGGATTCCTGGTGCCGGCCGGAGGTACGACGACCCGTCAGGGCGGGCGTCCGGCCCAGCTGTTCCGGGCGGGTGGGGCCACCCTGCTCAACCCGCCGATGCTGCGTCCGGAGGTCTGACACCGCGGCGTACGAGGCGCCCCGGGCGATGCCCGGACCGCTGTCCCGATGCCCGGACCGGGTCCGGACCCGCCGTCCGTGCGGAGCCCGGGGGCGGCAGTATCGGCATTCCATCGGACCGGTTGCGCTGAATATCGGACATATCGCGTTATCTTGCTTGCGGTACCCACCCTGCCGCTGAGCGGTCTCACCCCCCGCGAGAGAAGCGATGCTCCAGGCCATCGGACTCACCAGCAAACCCCGCCCCGACGCCCCGCCCCTCGTGGACGACCTCACCTTCGAGGCCCGCCCGGGGCATGTGACCGCCCTGCTCGGCGAGCCGGGATCGGGCAAGACCACCGCACTGCGGCTCATGCTCGAACTCGAACCGGGCCGCGGCGTCACCTACTTCCGCGGCCGCGCGCTGCACCGGATCCCGCACCCCGGCCGTGAGGTCGGCGTGCTCCTGGGCGACGTCCCCGGCAACCCCGCGCGGACCGTCCGCAACCAGCTGCGGATGCTCTGTGCCGCCGCCGGGGTGCCGGCTTCCCGGGCCGACGCGATGCTCGAGGTCGTCGGCATCGCGGGGCTGCGGGACCAGCGGCTCGGCTCCCTGTCGCTCGGCATGGAGCGCCGGGTCGCTCTGGCCTCGGCCCTGCTCGCCGATCCGTGCACCCTGCTGCTCGACGAGCCCGGTGCCGGACTCTCCCCACGCGAACGCGGCTGGCTGCACGGCCTGCTGCGCGGCCACGCCTCCCTCGGCGGCGCGGTGCTCTTCACCACCGACGACGCCAAGGAGGCCGCCCGTAGCGCCGACCGCGTCGTCAGCATCGAGGCGGGCCGGCTCGTCGCCG comes from Streptomyces virginiae and encodes:
- a CDS encoding NUDIX hydrolase → MSPYDPSAYPPFAVTVDLVVLTVRRHALCALVVRRGEQPFQGRWALPGGFVRGDEDLAGAAARELSEETGLCAHDPALPGAGNGAHLEQLATYGDPKRDPRMRVVSVAHLVLAPDLPAPRAGGDANSARWASVDEVLAGTDEDSTGLAFDHARILADGVERARSKIEYSSLATAFCPPEFTVGELRRVYEAVWGVSLDPRNFHRKVTGTPGFLVPAGGTTTRQGGRPAQLFRAGGATLLNPPMLRPEV